The Kluyveromyces lactis strain NRRL Y-1140 chromosome B complete sequence genome contains a region encoding:
- the VPS15 gene encoding ubiquitin-binding serine/threonine protein kinase VPS15 (similar to uniprot|P22219 Saccharomyces cerevisiae YBR097W VPS15 Myristoylated Serine/threonine protein kinase involved in vacuolar protein sorting) has protein sequence MGAQLSLLAQTAPSIAISSYVDVLDEVHYQSQLNSSRFLKTCKALDPNGEIVVKVFLKPTESYDLKSIHDKIERQSLMLRQLPNVLNYSKILYTDRAGYLIRQHLKTNLYDRLSLRPFLQEIELKFMAFQLLQILADIHMRDITHGDIKTENIMVTSSNWLILTDFSEYIKPKYLPEDNPGEYAFYFDTSQRRTCYLAPERFDTKRYNDETINKLEKEMDLFSLGCCLFELFTEGRPLFNLSQLFKYKNGENEALETIRSEIKDPVLQSLILDMIALNPEDRLSARTLLSKYKVTFFPETFYSFIYEYYRNMVQPAGLSNGNKTTMSLTLEERKRDLDTTVTKIFKDFSKICITGEYPLNKSDLIIDGDELSFVTDTIMINGVGQIKLQKFSTMSGESVQNQSALLFLATLLHCLRNLINPKNKERCLEMILILSQYISDTNKLDRVLPFVMFMVFDENSNVKALAIKVTAQLLLITETIYHTNANVFVDYILPRLNKICQSPQTDGYVRMVLANTLGHFATSAIRFHELPYLLSFQSSKVAEVNQLQNVRRKLLRQFEEITTTLLTAPEPHVKEALLSNILPICHLFGKERTNDIILSHLITYLNDKNSSLRISLIRSITGVSVLLGSVALEQYILPLLTQTLSDSEEAVVISVIQSLISFCKVGLLKSKYFYDIASEIAVLVLHPNFWVREYTMLLLIEMASKLSKPELYCMMYPIIKPFFEFDVEMTWESLLISSKKPVSRNVYNLLCSWTLRSSKSLFWKHLPTKNVNSFGNNTVEFISKNFSVNNYGFQTNFKPSKSHVTSIANIEIPLTTEDKNWIDKIKNVGLSETELWKLAALRPYVFRVSKMLSRKPETQSNEYDDILTERRVFGLPQTVLFDIEAVDSSKEQNTHVILKHITSKDNISGKMKYTSPHILQRPIDMNGSLILTPKSHPVINSSSENVYIQFEPRTPPASAGSGKASLSSGESKFKVTNSYNGHQNSIVEYLRSIDIKPPLKSFREFGESYMESALPFSFTEFNTLKFISSLSDHKPAPVTAVAANNYKPYIVTGSDDGFLKIWDLSKIEKGSTFKPVVNHELGSSIVDITFIANYDVFVVSANDGSINLFKINFKNHITNREIQCIENLRHFTFKEAKEYGTSLSYTNDDSKPWIITVTNHGRIVMLDIRDMSVVHQIVISPVYGSVSTSSVSSDGHWLLCGTTHGALLLWNLTFKILVKSWCFGDESPIRKVILFQKDSRKNEYSAIVTGGSSKCLFTIWNLTRLQVEEVVSSSNMDTSIDYLVPKPFKRGTKLNQTAILKNDYVCEYIYRQGNVYYADGLTSEIYRYNIRNRSNVSLLSTKSDSDKSNATKLTLNCWLTTVGKTWDHNIQDRVTYYHTDLINCMTFGCLQSAAALVSADNSGMIHLYMLQK, from the coding sequence ATGGGTGCACAACTATCTTTACTAGCGCAGACAGCACCATCAATTGCTATATCATCATACGTTGATGTTTTAGATGAGGTTCATTACCAATCACAGTTGAATTCGAGCAGGTTCTTGAAGACATGCAAGGCATTAGATCCTAATGGTGAAATTGTTGTGAAAGTTTTTTTGAAGCCTACCGAATCATACGATCTTAAAAGCATACATGATAAGATAGAGCGTCAATCGTTGATGCTACGACAGCTTCCGAATGTGCTGAATTATAGTAAGATATTGTATACCGATCGTGCAGGTTATCTGATACGGCaacatttgaaaacaaaccTCTATGATAGACTAAGTTTGAGGCCATTTTTGCAGGAAATTGAGTTGAAATTCATGGCTTTCCAGTTATTGCAGATACTTGCTGATATACATATGAGAGACATTACCCATGGTGATATAAAGACAGAAAATATCATGGTAACAAGTTCAAACTGGTTGATTTTGACAGATTTTTCTGAATACATCAAGCCTAAGTATCTTCCTGAAGATAATCCAGGTGAGTATgctttttattttgataCATCTCAAAGACGGACCTGCTATCTAGCCCcagaaagatttgataCCAAGCGGTACAACGATGAGACCATCAATAAATTAGAAAAGGAGATGGATCTTTTTAGTTTGGGTTGTTGTCTATTTGAACTATTCACCGAGGGAAGACCATTGTTTAACTTATCTCAGCTATTCAAATATAAAAACGGTGAGAATGAGGCTTTAGAGACAATCAGATCTGAAATAAAAGATCCTGTTTTGCAATCGCTAATCTTAGACATGATTGCTCTGAATCCAGAGGATAGACTTAGTGCAAGAACCTTACTTTCCAAATACAAAGTTACTTTTTTTCCAGAAACATTCTACTCTTTTATTTATGAGTATTATAGGAATATGGTACAGCCGGCAGGTCTATCAAATGGTAATAAAACAACTATGAGCCTAACCTTGGAAGAACGTAAAAGAGATCTTGATACCACCGTCACtaaaatattcaaagatttctcCAAAATATGTATCACTGGTGAGTATCCTCTTAATAAATCTGATCTCATAATTGACGGGGATGAGCTGTCATTTGTTACTGATACAATTATGATAAATGGAGTGGGCCAGATTAAATTACAGAAATTCAGCACTATGAGCGGCGAGTCTGTACAAAATCAAAGCGCACTTTTGTTTCTCGCAACTCTCTTGCATTGCCTTCGAAACCTAATCAATccaaagaataaagaacGTTGCTTAGAAATGATATTAATATTGAGTCAATATATATCAGATACCAATAAATTAGATCGAGTGCTTCCGTTTGTTATGTTTATGgtttttgatgaaaattccAATGTGAAGGCTCTAGCAATTAAGGTTACTGCTCAACTTTTGCTTATCACCGAAACTATTTACCACACTAACGCTAATGTTTTTGTCGATTATATTTTGCCAAGATTGAACAAAATATGTCAGTCTCCTCAGACGGATGGATATGTTCGAATGGTTTTAGCAAATACTTTGGGCCACTTTGCTACATCTGCTATCAGGTTTCATGAACTCCCTTACTTGTTGAGTTTCCAGTCATCCAAAGTTGCTGAGGTGAATCAATTGCAGAACGTAAGACGTAAGCTTCTAAgacaatttgaagaaatcacaACCACTTTACTAACCGCACCTGAACCACACGTTAAAGAAGCCTTACTCTCTAATATTCTACCTATCTGCCATCTTTTTGGTAAAGAAAGGACAAATGATATAATTCTCAGTCACTTGATCACCTATTTGAATGACAAAAATTCGTCATTAAGAATCTCACTTATTAGATCTATTACTGGAGTTTCAGTACTACTTGGTTCAGTAGCTTTGGAGCAGTATATATTGCCACTCCTGACTCAAACCTTAAGCGACTCTGAGGAGGCGGTGGTCATTTCCGTCATTCAAAGTTTAATAAGCTTTTGTAAAGTTGGCCTTTTAAAAAGCAAATACTTCTATGACATTGCTTCTGAAATCGCTGTCCTTGTGTTACATCCAAATTTTTGGGTGCGAGAGTATACTATGCTACTATTGATAGAAATGGCATCGAAACTTTCAAAGCCTGAGCTGTACTGTATGATGTACCCGATCATCAAAccattttttgaatttgatgttgaaatgaCGTGGGAGTCTCTATTGATTAGCTCAAAAAAACCAGTTTCCAGAAATGTCTACAATCTTTTATGTAGTTGGACATTAAGATCATCGAAGTCGCTGTTTTGGAAGCATTTGCCGACCAAAAATGTAAACTCTTTTGGTAATAATACTGTGGAATTCATATCTAAGAATTTTTCTGTGAATAATTATGGCTTTCAGACTAATTTCAAGCCCTCAAAATCGCATGTAACTTCTATTGCTAATATTGAAATACCCTTGACAACTGAGGACAAGAACTGGATAGACAAGATAAAAAATGTGGGGTTGTCAGAGACAGAATTATGGAAGCTAGCTGCACTAAGACCATACGTCTTTCGggtttcaaagatgttaTCCAGGAAACCTGAAACTCAATCCAACgaatatgatgatattttaaCTGAAAGAAGAGTCTTTGGACTCCCTCAAACTGTTCTTTTTGACATTGAAGCTGTTGACTCCagcaaagaacaaaataCACATGTCATATTAAAACATATAACTTCAAAGGACAATATATCAgggaaaatgaaatatactTCTCCTCATATTCTTCAACGGCCGATCGATATGAACGGATCACTCATCCTTACTCCCAAGTCTCATCCGGTTATAAATTCTTCGTCTGAAAATgtttatattcaatttgaacCCAGAACTCCACCGGCTTCTGCCGGTTCTGGTAAAGCTTCATTATCCTCTGGGGAATCCAAATTTAAAGTCACAAACAGTTACAATGGACATCAGAATTCCATTGTCGAGTATTTAAGGagtattgatatcaaacCACCTTTGAAAAGCTTTAGAGAATTCGGGGAAAGCTACATGGAGTCGGCGTTGCCGTTCTCTTTCACAGAATTCAATACCTTGAAGTTCATTTCAAGTTTGAGTGACCATAAACCTGCTCCTGTTACGGCCGTGGCAGCTAACAATTATAAGCCATACATTGTCACAGGTTCTGACGATGGCTTTCTGAAAATCTGGGATTTATCGAAAATAGAAAAAGGGTCTACTTTCAAGCCCGTAGTAAATCATGAGCTAGGATCATCCATCGTTGATATAACTTTCATTGCGAATTATGATGTGTTCGTGGTTTCAGCAAATGATGGATCCatcaatttgttcaaaataaaCTTCAAAAATCACATAACGAACCGCGAAATACAATGTATCGAAAATCTACGACATTTCACGTTtaaagaagcaaaagaaTATGGCACTTCTTTATCGTACACTAatgatgattcaaaacCTTGGATAATTACTGTAACTAACCATGGTCGTATTGTTATGTTAGATATCAGAGACATGTCAGTCGTCCATCAAATCGTAATATCGCCCGTGTATGGTTCAGTTTCAACTTCGTCTGTTAGTTCTGACGGTCATTGGCTACTATGTGGAACAACACACGGAGCATTACTTCTTTGGAATCTCACATTTAAAATTTTGGTGAAATCTTGGTGTTTTGGAGATGAAAGTCCTATTCGCAAGGtcattcttttccaaaagGATAGCAGAAAGAACGAATATAGCGCTATAGTGACCGGTGGAAGTTCTAAATGTTTATTCACAATATGGAATTTGACAAGACTTCAAGTGGAGGAAgtagtttcttcatctaacATGGACACATCAATTGATTACTTGGTACCGAAACCATTTAAAAGGGGCACGAAACTCAATCAAACGGCAATACTCAAGAATGACTACGTATGCGAATACATTTACAGGCAAGGTAATGTTTATTATGCTGATGGATTAACGTCTGAAATTTATAGGTACAATATCAGAAACAGATCCAACGTTTCACTTTTATCAACAAAAAGCGATTCCGACAAATCAAATGCAACTAAGCTAACTCTGAATTGCTGGCTTACAACTGTTGGAAAAACTTGGGATCATAACATTCAGGACCGTGTAACATATTATCATACagatttgatcaattgcATGACTTTTGGCTGTTTACAGTCTGCAGCTGCACTTGTTTCAGCAGACAATTCGG
- the SMK1 gene encoding mitogen-activated protein kinase SMK1 (similar to uniprot|P41808 Saccharomyces cerevisiae YPR054W SMK1 Mitogen-activated protein kinase required for spore morphogenesis that is expressed as a middle sporulation-specific gene) — translation MEANIISNQSNWNARQMPNVSRATKKLKKLLDPYVDHMKQSYELDQNNHIYVDPILTKRSIYSPANFSVPGRYEILQVLGKGSYGTVVSAVDKGNPTHEVQLAIKKVTSIFTREILLKRAIRELKFMSYFKGHRNIVSLIDLEIVNEEPYSGLYCYQELVDYDLARVIHSNVLFSEFHIKHFLYQILCGMKYIHSADVIHRDLKPGNILCSITGEIKICDFGLARGISPSFTVAGGISNHITNYVATRWYRAPELILSHKRYSKSVDMWAVGCILAEFYGRKPVFMGNDSLHQVMEIQKILGTPKQIVIRTYGSSRCYDIFSTSKPQYKKTPWCEIFPYASSEAVDLMERLIDWNPEARLTVEEALDHPFLQQVRNPEAEPICPHGPFDFTYEKHLYSMERLRECLCDEVSKFHNDRQTKDFVSPPLMTPHFIAESNSY, via the coding sequence ATGGAAGCTAATATCATTTCCAATCAATCCAATTGGAATGCGAGGCAAATGCCGAACGTAAGCAGAGcaaccaagaaattgaagaagctaCTAGACCCGTATGTGGATCATATGAAACAGTCATACGAACTAGATCAAAACAATCACATCTATGTGGATCCTATTTTGACTAAACGCTCCATTTATAGTCCAGCAAATTTCTCTGTGCCCGGAAGATATGAGATTTTACAAGTGTTAGGGAAAGGCTCATATGGCACGGTGGTGTCTGCTGTGGATAAAGGGAATCCAACCCACGAAGTCCAACTTGCCATCAAAAAAGTGACGAGCATTTTTACTAGAGAAATCTTGTTGAAGCGGGCCATTAGAGAATTGAAGTTTATGAGTTATTTTAAAGGACACAGAAATATTGTTTCGTTGATTGATCTCGAAATTGTCAACGAAGAACCTTATTCAGGATTATATTGTTACCAGGAGTTGGTAGATTATGATCTTGCAAGGGTAATACATTCGAATGTACTGTTTTCTGAGTTTCATATCAAGCATTTTTTGTACCAGATCCTATGTGGGATGAAATATATTCACAGTGCAGACGTCATCCATAGAGATCTTAAGCCAGGTAATATTTTGTGTTCTATCACAggtgaaatcaaaatctGTGATTTTGGTTTGGCAAGAGGAATTTCACCGAGTTTTACTGTCGCAGGAGGGATATCAAACCATATTACAAATTATGTTGCGACTCGTTGGTACAGGGCACCAGAATTGATTTTATCTCATAAACGATACTCGAAGAGTGTGGACATGTGGGCAGTTGGTTGTATATTGGCCGAATTTTACGGACGCAAACCTGTCTTTATGGGGAACGATTCTTTACACCAAGTGATGGAGATCCAAAAGATACTTGGTACACCAAAACAAATTGTGATACGTACATATGGCTCTTCGAGATGTTATGATATATTCAGCACATCCAAACCGCAATATAAAAAAACACCTTGGTGTGAGATTTTCCCATATGCATCATCTGAAGCTGTCGATTTAATGGAAAGGCTCATCGATTGGAACCCAGAAGCTAGACTCACAGTAGAAGAAGCATTGGATCATCCATTTTTGCAGCAAGTGAGAAATCCTGAAGCAGAGCCAATTTGCCCCCATGGTCCATTTGATTTTACATACGAGAAACATCTCTATTCGATGGAAAGACTAAGGGAATGTTTATGCGATGAGGTCAGCAAATTCCACAATGATCGCCAAACAAAAGATTTTGTATCTCCTCCTCTAATGACTCCTCATTTTATTGCAGAATCCAACTCATACTAG
- a CDS encoding uncharacterized protein (similar to uniprot|P38256 Saccharomyces cerevisiae YBR096W): protein MTVLTTTFKYLFYAYLLSTYKSLPGAYYIRFWFYVIRNLFVPAVTGKNTNNIKTLQNDKYGVFRHTTLSTYCSWFEIDGYFHKSNSTYFEELDIARTDLMTKVFQKLFLTSKRYPYLPVAETSSCFFKDIAPLQKYQIQSNVLCWDKKWLYILSKFTVNNGSTLVSLALTRYVFKDGRRTMKPADVLEICGLYNEEVEKISAENLLSMGEHNGFENIQKLLELNGNYGKL from the coding sequence ATGACTGTATTGACTACAACTTTCAAATACTTGTTTTATGCATATCTGTTATCGACTTATAAGTCGTTACCGGGTGCTTATTATATCCGGTTCTGGTTCTATGTGATTAGAAACCTGTTCGTACCTGCTGTAACTGGCAAGAATACCAACAACATCAAGACGCTGCAAAATGACAAGTACGGGGTTTTCCGTCATACTACATTGTCGACATATTGCTCATGGTTTGAAATCGATGGATATTTTCATAAGAGTAATAGTACCTATTTCGAGGAATTGGATATTGCAAGGACAGATCTGATGACAAAAGTATTCCAAAAACTTTTCCTTACCTCGAAGAGATATCCTTACTTGCCAGTCGCTGAGACATCTTCCTGTTTCTTTAAGGATATTGCTCCtcttcaaaaatatcaaattcaatccAATGTGCTATGTTGGGACAAAAAATGGCTTTACATCTTATCCAAATTCACAGTGAATAATGGATCTACGTTAGTGTCCTTGGCATTGACTAGATATGTCTTTAAGGATGGCAGAAGAACGATGAAACCGGCAGAcgttttggaaatttgCGGATTGTACAACGAAGAAGTCGAAAAGATATCTGCTGAAAATCTCTTGAGTATGGGAGAACACAACGGTTTcgaaaatattcaaaagttgTTAGAACTAAATGGCAATTATGGTAAGTTATGA
- the RXT2 gene encoding Rxt2p (similar to uniprot|P38255 Saccharomyces cerevisiae YBR095C RXT2), translating to MTIMTELTDIPMEEELAQIKRFKRQVMVKLSGNYPPLNQSQEGVIFPEVRGETSNRGNKLLQHADAVTYSKLREKEHGSKVFYNGAEHKLLSRKRMKFNNGSHRRSGKRTTADTGDESEDSADYSDGDNDLNNLVAVKEILSPISSLKDVIQHPSHSRTFGNQALKELALSNVLMVEKEQENVINYSKLLEIFLGDFPDALYEDALKLPEYDHKLTFKEEDDENYISASSNSKSIKPEDEEAFFGLSKFTESETLLSLIPKHFHTGDMTVPISNEISDDIETTRQLAQIALQRNQEFIRNLQKIRNCIIKANRIRERILMWGKEFAGISEKGVTIPNALHVVKRGLISATTNQTQLLGAEESDNEE from the coding sequence ATGACTATTATGACTGAACTAACAGATATACCAATGGAGGAAGAACTTGCTCAGATCAAGCGATTTAAACGTCAAGTGATGGTGAAACTCTCTGGAAACTATCCCCCTTTAAATCAATCACAGGAAGGTGTGATATTTCCTGAGGTCAGAGGGGAGACATCTAATCGAGGAAACAAGCTATTACAACATGCAGATGCTGTAACATACTCAAAGCTCCGTGAAAAGGAACATGGGTCCAAAGTGTTTTATAATGGAGCGGAACATAAACTTTTGTCGCGGAAAAGGatgaaattcaacaacgGTAGCCATAGGAGGTCTGGTAAAAGAACCACTGCAGATACCGGTGATGAGAGTGAGGACAGTGCAGATTACAGTGACGGCGATAATGATCTAAACAATTTGGTTGCAGTGAAGGAAATTCTTTCACCCATTTCATCACTTAAGGACGTCATACAACATCCATCACATTCAAGAACCTTTGGGAACCAGGCATTAAAAGAATTGGCTTTGAGTAATGTTTTGATGGTAGAGaaggaacaagaaaatgttATCAATTACTCTAAACTTCTCGAGATCTTCTTGGGAGATTTCCCAGATGCTTTATACGAGGATGCTTTGAAGCTACCTGAATATGATCATAAGCTgactttcaaagaagaagacgatgagAATTATATCAGTGCCAGTTCAAATAGCAAATCAATTAAACctgaggatgaagaagcatTTTTTGGATTATCAAAGTTTACGGAATCTGAAACCTTGCTATCACTCATACCGAAACATTTTCATACTGGTGATATGACCGTGCCGATAAGTAATGAAATCTCTGATGACATCGAGACAACAAGACAATTAGCTCAGATAGCTttacaaagaaatcaagaatttaTCAGAAATTTACAAAAGATACGAAACTGTATTATTAAAGCTAATAGAATAAGAGAACGTATTCTGATGTGGGGCAAAGAATTTGCAGGAATATCCGAAAAGGGAGTAACGATTCCCAACGCATTGCACGTAGTCAAACGTGGATTGATAAGTGCCACGACCAATCAGACTCAACTTTTGGGTGCAGAAGAATCGGATAACGAAGAATAA
- the PBY1 gene encoding putative tubulin tyrosine ligase (similar to uniprot|P38254 Saccharomyces cerevisiae YBR094W): MKVLITNDDGPLSDQYSPYIRIFVQYLLKHTDWDIYICIPNQQRSWIGKAHFANHNPTASFIYSNPDATTNEFLGPFSVPQFKRLNKLSYSIPDLETSVVPENFIEWCLIDGTPATCSDIGLNHLVHETFDVLISGPNVGRNASAPYIGSSGTVGAAIDAYITNPSVKSFALSWAYFDGVKIVDDETFEQVCAKSFEVIDYLIRNWDSEVKVYSINVPLRDLTGSKFKYCPILESTWCTIYSDAVLTPNTTTSNEDILDGHQSHTISFNWQPNFKLQRENMLREKSLTDGSCIEHGNVSVTPLSHTFKVVNKLHGEFQLNDPAQIVLTIPETEYIYGPLNRSFRKHLPNVPVSRSLPVTIDKLTFHYGDYEQLDMDQLMSNQLYHANSYIYRKAIIRKHYLSHTIHSYVVKNRESILNRAFLESFNIDVDYAEFLDDALDENWELRQELESKEKWWILKPSMSDKGQGIRIFKTIEQLQAIFDSFEEDETDDEDTETNTNKVATSQLRHFIVQEYLHNPLLLSEAHGRKFHIRCYVTCSGDLQVFVYDRMLALFAPNKFVPPTEEYDVLDIEQLACHLTNTCLQTDDDIKSNSVIEFDALKDIPSHRREEIRTQIHEAVSELFKAAVNVDRLNFRPLKNSLETFGFDFLVDSDYQVKLLEVNAFPDFKQTGDDLKNLIDELFDDVVSICVRPMFNLPPLHHQHSKFVEVLKLKSNDW, encoded by the coding sequence ATGAAGGTTTTGATCACTAATGATGATGGTCCTTTGAGTGATCAATATTCCCCGTATATTAGAATATTCGTACAGTATCTTCTCAAGCACACAGATTGGGACATTTATATCTGTATCCcaaatcaacaaagatcTTGGATTGGTAAGGCACATTTTGCAAACCATAATCCAACTGCATCATTCATATATTCAAACCCGGATGCAACGACTAATGAATTCTTGGGTCCCTTTTCCGTACCTCAATTTAAAAGGTTGAATAAGCTATCTTATTCGATTCCAGATCTAGAGACATCAGTGGTCCCTGAAAATTTTATCGAATGGTGTTTAATAGATGGGACTCCAGCCACTTGTAGTGATATTGGATTGAATCATTTGGTTCATGAAACGTTCGATGTTCTGATCTCCGGTCCTAATGTCGGAAGAAATGCGTCCGCTCCTTATATCGGCTCCAGTGGTACTGTGGGTGCTGCCATCGACGCTTACATTACAAACCCATCTGTTAAATCATTTGCTCTATCGTGGGCGTACTTTGATGGTGTCAAGATCGTAGATGATGAAACTTTCGAACAAGTTTGTGCTAAGAGTTTTGAAGTCATCGATTATTTAATCAGAAACTGGGACTCCGAAGTGAAAGTATATTCCATCAATGTCCCATTGCGTGATTTGACAGGCTCTAAATTCAAATATTGTCCAATTCTTGAATCCACCTGGTGTACCATCTATTCTGATGCCGTCTTGACTCCGAATACAACGACGTCGAATGAGGATATCTTGGATGGCCATCAATCGCATACgatttctttcaactgGCAACCTAACTTTAAATTGCAGAGAGAAAACATGCTAAGGGAAAAATCACTAACCGATGGTTCGTGTATTGAACATGGTAATGTGAGTGTCACTCCTTTATCGCATACCTTCAAAGTCGTTAATAAACTTCATGGggaatttcaattgaatgaCCCAGCTCAAATTGTTTTGACCATTCCAGAAACAGAATATATCTATGGACCGTTGAACCGTTCATTCCGCAAACACTTACCTAACGTTCCGGTATCCCGTAGCTTACCTGTAACCATTGACAAGCTTACGTTTCATTACGGTGACTACGAACAATTAGATATGGATCAATTAATGTCGAATCAATTATACCATGCCAATTCATATATTTACAGAAAGGCAATAATAAGAAAACACTACTTATCTCATACAATTCATTCATATGTGGTTAAAAATAGAGAATCGATCTTGAATAGGGCATTTTTAGAATCATTTAACATAGATGTTGATTACGCAGAGTTCTTGGACGATGCACTTGATGAAAACTGGGAATTAAGGCAAGAGcttgaatcaaaagagaaatggTGGATCTTGAAGCCTAGTATGAGTGATAAGGGTCAAGGTATCCGCATATTCAAAACTATTGAACAATTACAAGCTATTTTTGACTcgtttgaagaagatgaaactgatgatgaggacACTGAGACGAATACTAATAAAGTGGCCACTTCTCAATTACGCCATTTCATCGTCCAAGAATACTTACACAATCCTCTTTTATTGAGTGAAGCACATGGCAGGAAATTTCATATCAGATGTTATGTTACCTGCAGTGGCGATCTACAGGTGTTTGTTTATGATAGAATGCTAGCACTTTTCGCTCCCAACAAATTTGTACCACCTACCGAAGAATATGACGTTTTAGATATTGAGCAATTAGCTTGTCATTTGACTAATACTTGCTTGCAAACGGATGATGATATTAAATCAAATTCTGTGATCGAGTTTGATGCCTTGAAGGATATTCCTTCGCATAGAAGGGAAGAAATTAGGACTCAAATTCACGAAGCAGTTTCTGAACTGTTCAAAGCTGCAGTTAATGTTGATCGCCTAAATTTCCGCCCACTGAAGAATAGTTTGGAGACGTTTGGCTTCGATTTCCTTGTTGATTCCGATTATCAAGTCAAATTATTGGAAGTCAACGCATTCCCAGACTTCAAACAAACAGGCGATGATCTAAAAAATCTAATTGATGAACTATTTGACGACGTAGTCTCTATTTGTGTTAGACCGATGTTCAACTTGCCTCCACTTCACCACCAACACTCCaagtttgttgaagttttgaaactaaaatCAAACGATTGGTAA
- the TIM12 gene encoding Tim12p (similar to uniprot|P32830 Saccharomyces cerevisiae YBR091C MRS5 Essential protein of the inner mitochondrial membrane peripherally localized component of the TIM22 complex which is a twin-pore translocase that mediates insertion of numerous multispanning inner membrane proteins): protein MSLFLDPYSAQTVDEEKIGIAKVQFDAMNTTFNTMLRTCLEKCIPHDEYGESDLNKGEMCCIDRCVAKIHLSNRLIGGFAQSRGFTPERHLPYDRFVDQKITAKTITTPIPTSKEEEQQ from the coding sequence ATGTCATTATTCCTAGACCCATACTCGGCACAAACcgttgatgaagaaaagattggGATTGCCAAGGTTCAATTCGATGCGATGAACACAACGTTCAATACAATGTTACGGACGTGTCTTGAGAAGTGTATACCGCATGACGAGTACGGTGAATCCGATTTGAACAAGGGAGAAATGTGCTGTATCGATAGATGCGTTGCCAAGATCCATTTGAGCAATAGGCTAATAGGTGGGTTTGCCCAGTCGAGAGGATTCACACCTGAGCGTCATCTACCGTACGACAGGTTTGTGGACCAGAAGATAACTGCCAAGACAATAACGACTCCTATACCGACTAGTAAAGAGGAGGAGCAACAATGA
- the NHP6B gene encoding high-mobility group nucleosome-binding protein (highly similar to uniprot|P11632 Saccharomyces cerevisiae YPR052C NHP6A High-mobility group non-histone chromatin protein functionally redundant with Nhp6Bp homologous to mammalian high mobility group proteins 1 and 2 acts to recruit transcription factor Rcs1p to certain promoters): MAAPRKKTQRKKKDPNAPKRALSAYMFFANENRDIVRAENPGITFGQVGRILGEKWKALNEDEKAPYEAKAEADKKRYESEKELYIATKAQSE; the protein is encoded by the coding sequence ATGGCTGCtccaagaaagaagactcaaagaaagaagaaggatcCAAATGCTCCAAAGAGGGCTTTGAGTGCTTACATGTTCTTCGCCAACGAAAACAGAGATATTGTTCGTGCTGAAAACCCTGGTATCACTTTTGGTCAAGTTGGTAGAATCTTGGGTGAGAAATGGAAGGCTTTGaacgaagatgaaaaggCTCCATATGAAGCTAAGGCTGAAGCTGACAAGAAAAGATACGAATCCGAGAAGGAATTGTACATTGCCACCAAGGCTCAGTCGGAATAG